In Modestobacter versicolor, a single genomic region encodes these proteins:
- the hisH gene encoding imidazole glycerol phosphate synthase subunit HisH, whose amino-acid sequence MKKVVVLDYGSGNLRSAERALARVGADVTVTADPHAALEADGLVVPGVGAYAACMDGLRAVDGPQVIGRRLAGGRPVLGICVGMQVLFERGVEHGQDTAGCGEWPGVVEQLKAPVLPHMGWNTVQAPEGSTLFAGLADQRFYFVHSYGVREFPLAEPGVTGRLTPPSVTWAEHGDRFVAGVENGPLSATQFHPEKSGDAGAQLLTNWLDSLA is encoded by the coding sequence GTGAAGAAGGTCGTCGTGCTGGACTACGGGTCGGGCAACCTGCGCTCGGCCGAGCGGGCGCTGGCCCGCGTGGGCGCTGACGTCACGGTGACCGCCGACCCGCATGCGGCGCTGGAGGCCGACGGCCTCGTCGTCCCGGGCGTGGGCGCCTACGCCGCCTGCATGGACGGTCTGCGCGCCGTCGACGGGCCCCAGGTGATCGGCCGCCGGCTGGCCGGTGGCCGCCCGGTGCTGGGCATCTGCGTGGGCATGCAGGTGCTCTTCGAGCGCGGGGTCGAGCACGGCCAGGACACCGCGGGCTGCGGTGAGTGGCCCGGTGTGGTCGAGCAGCTGAAGGCCCCGGTGCTGCCGCACATGGGCTGGAACACCGTGCAGGCGCCGGAGGGCAGCACGCTGTTCGCCGGCCTGGCCGACCAGCGCTTCTACTTCGTGCACTCCTACGGCGTCCGCGAGTTCCCGCTGGCCGAGCCGGGCGTGACCGGGCGGCTGACCCCGCCGTCGGTCACCTGGGCCGAGCACGGCGACCGGTTCGTCGCCGGGGTGGAGAACGGGCCGCTCTCGGCGACCCAGTTCCACCCGGAGAAGAGCGGCGACGCCGGCGCCCAGCTGCTCACCAACTGGCTGGACTCGCTGGCCTGA
- a CDS encoding glycosyl hydrolase family 8 has product MLREQEAVPADGPQPGPRRRGRLAALVALVLAVVLGVAGTVYADDITDAVATVAADEPRAVSDRTVLDDLWRVYTENYLEEGTNRTLDPQSGGITTSEGQSYTMLRAVWSDDLQTFTDSWQWTKDNLQRADSLMSWRFGPRSDGSYGVQEELGGDNTASDADADIALALLMAYSRWKQDVFLYDALPIIDSIWTEEVVAVAGEPVLAANDLEQFDTERVLVNPSYFAPYAYRVFAAVDLEHDWPGLVDNTYEVLEALEDQPLDAARSAGLPPDWVFMDRETGAFSPVSDTLTTRFSYDALRLPWRLALDARWHDEERAVALLERQSLLAEEWTSRGELAAVYGRDGTPVVDYEAPAMYGGAMGYFTVVEPDLAEEVYTEELLPVYDADTGNLAEQLGYYDSNWVWFGMALHLDALPDLTVTER; this is encoded by the coding sequence ATGCTGCGTGAGCAGGAGGCCGTCCCGGCCGACGGGCCGCAGCCCGGGCCCCGGCGGCGCGGCCGGCTGGCCGCCCTCGTCGCGCTGGTCCTCGCGGTCGTGCTCGGCGTGGCCGGGACGGTCTACGCCGACGACATCACCGACGCCGTGGCGACCGTCGCCGCCGACGAGCCCCGGGCGGTCTCCGACCGCACGGTGCTGGACGACCTGTGGCGGGTCTACACGGAGAACTACCTGGAAGAGGGCACCAACCGGACGCTCGACCCGCAGAGCGGCGGGATCACCACGTCCGAGGGCCAGAGCTACACGATGCTGCGCGCCGTGTGGTCCGACGACCTGCAGACCTTCACCGACAGCTGGCAGTGGACCAAGGACAACCTCCAGCGCGCGGACTCCCTGATGTCCTGGCGGTTCGGCCCGCGGTCCGACGGCAGCTACGGCGTGCAGGAGGAGCTGGGCGGCGACAACACCGCCTCCGACGCCGACGCCGACATCGCCCTCGCGCTGCTGATGGCGTACTCGCGGTGGAAGCAGGACGTCTTCCTCTACGACGCCCTCCCGATCATCGACAGCATCTGGACCGAGGAGGTCGTCGCCGTCGCCGGGGAACCGGTGCTGGCGGCCAACGACCTCGAGCAGTTCGACACCGAGCGGGTGCTGGTCAACCCCTCCTACTTCGCGCCCTACGCCTACCGGGTGTTCGCCGCGGTGGACCTGGAGCACGACTGGCCGGGCCTGGTCGACAACACCTACGAGGTCCTCGAGGCGCTCGAGGACCAGCCGCTGGACGCCGCCCGCTCCGCCGGGCTGCCGCCGGACTGGGTGTTCATGGACCGGGAGACCGGTGCGTTCAGCCCGGTCAGCGACACCCTGACCACCCGGTTCAGCTACGACGCGCTGCGGCTGCCGTGGCGGTTGGCGCTGGACGCCCGCTGGCACGACGAGGAGCGCGCCGTGGCGCTGCTCGAGCGGCAGTCGCTGCTCGCCGAGGAGTGGACGTCGCGGGGCGAGCTGGCCGCGGTCTACGGCCGCGACGGGACGCCGGTCGTCGACTACGAGGCGCCGGCGATGTACGGCGGGGCGATGGGCTACTTCACCGTCGTCGAGCCCGACCTGGCCGAGGAGGTCTACACCGAGGAGCTGCTCCCGGTGTACGACGCGGACACCGGCAACCTGGCCGAGCAGCTCGGCTACTACGACTCCAACTGGGTGTGGTTCGGCATGGCCCTGCACCTCGACGCCCTGCCCGACCTGACCGTGACGGAGCGGTAG
- the priA gene encoding bifunctional 1-(5-phosphoribosyl)-5-((5-phosphoribosylamino)methylideneamino)imidazole-4-carboxamide isomerase/phosphoribosylanthranilate isomerase PriA, which produces MTKLQLLPAVDVADGLAVRLVQGEAGSETSYGDPLEAALAWQRDGAEWVHLVDLDAAFGRGSNRELLASVVGALDVDVELSGGIRDDESLAAALATGCRRVNLGTAALESPEWCARAIAEHGDRVAVGLDVRGTRLAARGWTQEGGELYETLARLDAEGCARYVVTDITKDGTLRGPNLDLLREVCAATPRPVIASGGVSSLDDIRALAGLTGIGVEGSIVGKALYAGQFTLPEALRLTEELA; this is translated from the coding sequence GTGACGAAGCTGCAGCTGCTCCCCGCCGTCGACGTCGCCGACGGTCTCGCCGTCCGCCTGGTGCAGGGCGAGGCCGGCAGCGAGACCTCCTACGGTGACCCGCTGGAGGCCGCGCTGGCCTGGCAGCGCGACGGCGCCGAGTGGGTGCACCTGGTCGACCTCGACGCCGCGTTCGGCCGCGGGTCCAACCGCGAGCTGCTCGCCTCGGTGGTCGGCGCCCTGGACGTCGACGTGGAGCTGTCCGGCGGCATCCGGGACGACGAGTCGCTGGCCGCGGCGCTGGCCACCGGCTGCCGGCGGGTCAACCTGGGCACCGCCGCGCTGGAGTCGCCGGAGTGGTGCGCCCGGGCGATCGCCGAGCACGGTGACCGGGTCGCCGTCGGCCTCGACGTGCGCGGGACCCGGCTGGCCGCCCGCGGCTGGACCCAGGAGGGCGGCGAGCTCTACGAGACCCTCGCCCGGCTGGACGCCGAGGGGTGCGCCCGGTACGTGGTCACCGACATCACCAAGGACGGCACGCTGCGCGGCCCCAACCTGGACCTGCTGCGCGAGGTGTGCGCCGCGACCCCGCGCCCGGTCATCGCCTCCGGGGGCGTGAGCTCGCTGGACGACATCCGCGCGCTGGCCGGGCTGACCGGGATCGGCGTCGAGGGCTCGATCGTGGGCAAGGCGCTCTACGCCGGCCAGTTCACCCTGCCCGAGGCGCTGCGGCTGACCGAGGAGCTGGCGTGA
- a CDS encoding GtrA family protein yields the protein MLRALRSATVVRFAVVGVAMTVLHLAVFRLASGWVVAEAANVVAFLVATQVNFAVSYYWTWSSRRTPGRETVGSVLRRAALFNGSAAAGFGVNAAVFSLAYRVIGTTAMTSALVGTVASAGASFLLSSRLVFRRPALTADVAPVLPLALPQPQLVPGGDRSRP from the coding sequence ATGCTGCGTGCGCTCCGCAGTGCCACCGTCGTCCGGTTCGCCGTCGTCGGCGTGGCCATGACCGTCCTCCACCTGGCCGTCTTCCGGCTGGCGTCGGGTTGGGTCGTCGCCGAGGCGGCCAACGTCGTCGCCTTCCTGGTGGCCACCCAGGTGAACTTCGCGGTCAGCTACTACTGGACCTGGTCCTCGCGCCGCACCCCCGGCCGGGAGACGGTCGGCTCGGTCCTGCGCCGGGCCGCCCTCTTCAACGGCTCCGCCGCCGCCGGGTTCGGCGTCAACGCCGCGGTCTTCTCGCTGGCCTACCGGGTCATCGGCACCACCGCGATGACCAGCGCCCTCGTCGGGACCGTGGCCAGCGCCGGGGCGTCGTTCCTGCTCAGCTCCCGCCTGGTGTTCCGGCGCCCCGCGCTGACCGCCGACGTGGCCCCGGTCCTGCCCCTCGCACTGCCGCAGCCCCAGCTGGTCCCCGGCGGTGACCGGTCCCGCCCATGA
- a CDS encoding GNAT family N-acetyltransferase has protein sequence MDLRLVPVTPDNVADACRLAIRPEQEGVVAPVASSLAEAYASPDVAWPRLVTDGEGGPVVGFVMGSFDPGNEVPAFRCGIWRLNVAAHAQGQGVGRFAVQAVADEARRRGNDRITVLWERHEHGPEEFYLRLGFRPTGEELFGEVVGELVLPGREHDGPLLG, from the coding sequence ATGGACCTGCGGCTGGTACCCGTGACCCCCGACAACGTGGCCGACGCCTGCCGGCTGGCCATCCGGCCGGAGCAGGAGGGCGTCGTCGCCCCGGTCGCCTCCTCCCTCGCCGAGGCCTACGCCAGCCCGGACGTCGCCTGGCCACGGCTGGTCACCGACGGCGAGGGCGGGCCGGTCGTCGGCTTCGTGATGGGCAGCTTCGACCCGGGCAACGAGGTCCCCGCGTTCCGCTGCGGCATCTGGCGGCTCAACGTCGCGGCGCACGCGCAGGGGCAGGGGGTGGGCCGGTTCGCCGTCCAGGCCGTCGCCGACGAGGCGCGCCGGCGCGGGAACGACCGGATCACCGTGCTCTGGGAGCGGCACGAGCACGGGCCCGAGGAGTTCTACCTGCGCCTGGGCTTCCGGCCGACGGGGGAGGAGCTCTTCGGCGAGGTGGTCGGGGAGCTCGTCCTGCCGGGACGGGAACACGACGGCCCCCTTCTCGGCTGA
- a CDS encoding nitroreductase family protein — protein sequence MEFRDVVRRRRMVRDYDPDRPVPADVRERLLEHAVRAPSAGFSQGWAFLVLETAEDRDRFWAATTGEGAPDGWLTRMRRAPLLVVPLSHKDAYLDRYAEPDKGWTDRDERRWPVPYWHVDTGMASLLVLLTAVDEGLAACFFGIPPERIDAFRDAFGVPAAYTPIGCLSVGYPGSEDKRSPSLRRGRRATEEVVHRGRW from the coding sequence ATGGAGTTCCGCGACGTCGTCCGCAGGCGGCGCATGGTGCGCGACTACGACCCCGACCGGCCCGTCCCGGCCGACGTCCGCGAGCGGCTGCTCGAGCACGCCGTCCGCGCCCCCTCGGCCGGGTTCAGCCAGGGCTGGGCGTTCCTGGTGCTGGAGACCGCCGAGGACCGCGACCGGTTCTGGGCCGCGACCACCGGCGAGGGCGCGCCCGACGGCTGGCTGACCCGGATGCGGCGGGCTCCGCTGCTGGTCGTGCCGCTGTCGCACAAGGACGCCTACCTGGACCGCTACGCCGAACCGGACAAGGGCTGGACCGACCGCGACGAGCGCCGCTGGCCGGTGCCCTACTGGCACGTCGACACCGGGATGGCCTCGCTGCTGGTGCTGCTCACCGCGGTCGACGAGGGGCTGGCCGCGTGCTTCTTCGGCATCCCGCCGGAGCGCATCGACGCCTTCCGCGACGCGTTCGGCGTGCCGGCGGCCTACACCCCGATCGGCTGCCTCTCGGTCGGCTACCCGGGCAGCGAGGACAAGCGCTCCCCGTCCCTGCGGCGCGGCCGCCGGGCCACCGAGGAGGTCGTGCACCGCGGCCGGTGGTGA
- a CDS encoding MerR family transcriptional regulator, whose protein sequence is MTAERRMQIGEVAEQIGLSLRTIRYYEEVGLAVPSARSEGGFRLYVAADVERLRVIMQMKPLGFSLEEMRELLELLDAGGAADPARLTAFRAQAAERVATLRRQLRTAEEFAARLDQPTR, encoded by the coding sequence GTGACCGCCGAGCGCCGGATGCAGATCGGCGAGGTCGCCGAGCAGATCGGCCTGTCGCTGCGCACCATCCGGTACTACGAGGAGGTCGGCCTGGCGGTGCCCTCGGCGCGGTCCGAGGGCGGCTTCCGGCTGTACGTGGCCGCCGACGTCGAGCGGCTCCGGGTGATCATGCAGATGAAGCCGCTGGGGTTCAGCCTCGAGGAGATGCGCGAGCTGCTGGAGCTGCTGGACGCCGGCGGGGCCGCCGACCCCGCCCGGCTCACCGCGTTCCGCGCGCAGGCGGCCGAGCGGGTGGCCACGCTCCGCCGCCAGCTGCGGACGGCGGAGGAGTTCGCCGCCCGCCTCGATCAGCCGACGAGGTAG
- a CDS encoding glycosyltransferase family 4 protein: MTAARGSRLIVLNWRDRRHPAAGGAELYCERAARELTRQGRSVVLVTSRPAGTPAREELDGYQIRRLGSWWSVYPLALLWLLRHRAEVGAVVDSQNGIPFFSPLVTRRDVPVVLLVHHVHQDLFARALRPAAARLARWLEGPASRRVYRRRTVVVLSPSARAAVRRRLRFDGPVVVVPCGADSLGVERRRSATPRVVVVGRLTALKRLDALVDAMPEVQARHPEAELHLVGGGPARTGLEERARAVGARVVFHGRLPDAERDAVLGAAWLTVSASDGGDWAPSLIEANGAGVPALARRVSGMTDAVRHGRTGWLVDGTSAELGAAVSRALTVLADPVVAATMAGRARSWAARFTWTGTAAGLLTAVGLEDARLERRRHGFAERRAGNDLVVVLSVPESAIRGEWQTSRRAGDVWVSDGTVVRGLLAGADEGDVQGILDRLDVDRTDPAVSVLVARHADLLGQWSDPEDAIDLAEAVGRPVEVRSDDQGGDRHAA; this comes from the coding sequence ATGACGGCGGCACGGGGGTCCCGCCTGATCGTCCTCAACTGGCGCGACCGCCGGCACCCTGCTGCCGGCGGCGCGGAGCTGTACTGCGAGCGCGCTGCCCGCGAGCTGACCCGCCAGGGGCGGTCGGTCGTGCTGGTGACCAGCCGCCCGGCCGGCACGCCGGCCCGGGAAGAGCTCGACGGCTACCAGATCCGACGGCTCGGCAGCTGGTGGAGCGTCTACCCGCTCGCCCTGCTGTGGCTGCTCAGGCACCGCGCCGAGGTCGGCGCGGTCGTCGACTCGCAGAACGGCATCCCGTTCTTCAGCCCGCTGGTCACCCGCCGCGACGTCCCGGTCGTGCTGCTGGTGCACCACGTCCACCAGGACCTCTTCGCCCGGGCGCTGCGCCCGGCGGCGGCCCGGCTGGCCCGCTGGCTCGAGGGCCCGGCCAGCCGCCGGGTGTACCGGCGGCGCACCGTCGTGGTGCTGTCCCCGTCGGCCAGGGCCGCGGTGCGGCGGCGGCTGCGCTTCGACGGCCCGGTCGTCGTGGTGCCCTGCGGCGCCGACAGCCTCGGCGTCGAGCGCCGGCGGTCGGCCACGCCCCGCGTCGTCGTCGTCGGGCGGCTGACGGCGCTCAAGCGGCTGGACGCGCTCGTCGACGCCATGCCGGAGGTACAGGCGCGGCACCCGGAGGCCGAGCTGCACCTGGTCGGTGGCGGGCCCGCCCGCACCGGCCTGGAGGAGCGGGCGCGCGCGGTCGGTGCGCGGGTCGTCTTCCACGGCCGGCTCCCCGACGCCGAGCGCGACGCGGTGCTCGGCGCGGCCTGGCTGACCGTCAGCGCCTCCGACGGCGGTGACTGGGCGCCGTCGCTGATCGAGGCCAACGGCGCCGGTGTCCCGGCGCTGGCCCGGCGGGTCAGCGGCATGACCGACGCCGTACGGCACGGCCGCACCGGCTGGCTGGTCGACGGCACCTCCGCCGAGCTCGGTGCGGCCGTCTCCCGGGCGCTCACCGTCCTCGCCGACCCTGTCGTGGCCGCCACGATGGCCGGGCGCGCCCGCTCGTGGGCCGCCCGCTTCACCTGGACGGGCACGGCTGCCGGTCTGCTGACGGCGGTCGGTCTGGAGGACGCGCGCCTGGAGCGCCGGCGGCACGGCTTCGCCGAGCGGCGAGCCGGCAACGACCTGGTGGTCGTGCTGAGCGTCCCGGAGTCCGCGATCCGCGGGGAGTGGCAGACCTCCCGGCGGGCGGGTGACGTCTGGGTGTCCGACGGCACCGTCGTCCGCGGGCTGCTCGCCGGCGCAGACGAGGGCGACGTCCAGGGGATCCTGGACCGGCTCGACGTCGACCGGACCGACCCCGCCGTCAGCGTGCTGGTCGCCCGGCACGCCGACCTGCTCGGCCAGTGGTCGGACCCGGAGGACGCGATCGACCTGGCCGAGGCCGTCGGTCGTCCGGTCGAGGTCCGCAGCGACGACCAGGGTGGTGACCGGCATGCTGCGTGA
- a CDS encoding dolichyl-phosphate beta-glucosyltransferase, with protein sequence MSQPVIDLDVVVPVFNEEQRLGPTLRALTAHAATLPLSVRFTVVDNGSVDRTAEVVDDVAARSPENTSVRLIGCSRQGKGAAVRRGLLAGTARWRGFCDADLSTPPQVLTDVVGHLQEGDPVVIGSRRITGAGYEVAQPLLRRLGSSTFRMMTRPLVGDVADTQCGFKFFSAEAAEQIFSRVTANGFAFDVEVLAVAARLGLPVTEVPVRWTDQEGSSFHVWTHGRRVLSEVRAVHAALGRMA encoded by the coding sequence GTGAGCCAGCCAGTGATCGACCTCGACGTCGTCGTCCCCGTCTTCAACGAGGAGCAGCGGCTCGGCCCGACGCTCCGCGCCCTGACCGCCCACGCCGCCACGCTCCCGCTGAGCGTCCGGTTCACCGTGGTGGACAACGGCTCCGTCGACCGGACCGCCGAGGTGGTCGACGACGTCGCCGCGCGCTCCCCGGAGAACACCTCCGTGCGCCTGATCGGCTGCTCCCGCCAGGGCAAGGGCGCCGCGGTGCGCCGCGGTCTGCTGGCCGGCACCGCCCGCTGGCGCGGCTTCTGCGACGCCGACCTCTCCACCCCGCCGCAGGTCCTGACCGACGTCGTCGGCCACCTGCAGGAGGGCGACCCGGTCGTCATCGGCTCGCGGCGGATCACCGGCGCCGGCTACGAGGTCGCGCAGCCGCTGCTCCGGCGGCTCGGGTCGAGCACGTTCCGGATGATGACCCGGCCCCTCGTGGGCGACGTGGCGGACACCCAGTGCGGCTTCAAGTTCTTCTCCGCCGAGGCCGCCGAGCAGATCTTCAGCCGGGTGACCGCCAACGGCTTCGCCTTCGACGTCGAGGTCCTCGCCGTCGCCGCCCGGCTGGGGCTGCCGGTCACCGAGGTGCCGGTCCGCTGGACCGACCAGGAGGGCTCGTCCTTCCACGTGTGGACGCACGGCCGACGGGTCCTCTCCGAGGTGCGTGCGGTGCACGCAGCGCTGGGACGGATGGCCTGA
- a CDS encoding SulP family inorganic anion transporter — MTAALSLPRPAWLSPRVARTEVLAGLVVALALIPEAISFSIIAGVDPRVGLFASFTMAVTIAFTGGRPAMISAATGAIALVIAPLVESHGLPYLVAAVLLGGVFQVALGLLGVAKVMRFVPRSVMVGFVNALAILIFTAQLPQLVDVPWAVYPLAAVGLVVVFGLPRLTTAVPAPLVAIVLLTVFTVTVGVSVPTVGDEGELPDSLPGLGLPDVPFTLDTLRVIAPYALAIALVGLMESLMTAKLVDELTDTTSSKTRESIGQGIANLVTGAFGGMGGCAMIGQTMINVRSGARTRLSTLLAGVFLLVLVMALSPVVAVIPMAALVAVMVFVSIATFDWHSLRTLRRMPRSETAVMLVTVAVVLATSNLAIGVGVGVLVACVLFARRVAHLVTVTPVDEPDGGRRYVVRGALFFASTNDMVGRFDYAGDPDRVVVELSGAHVWDASSVAVLDAVAHKYALRGKTVQLTGLTEVTGHYHDRLAGRLGGGE, encoded by the coding sequence ATGACCGCTGCCCTCTCCCTGCCCCGCCCTGCCTGGCTCAGCCCCCGCGTCGCCCGCACCGAGGTGCTGGCCGGCCTGGTCGTGGCGCTGGCGTTGATCCCCGAGGCGATCTCGTTCTCGATCATCGCCGGCGTCGACCCGCGGGTGGGCCTGTTCGCCTCCTTCACCATGGCCGTCACCATCGCGTTCACCGGCGGGCGGCCGGCGATGATCTCGGCGGCCACCGGGGCGATCGCGCTGGTGATCGCCCCGCTGGTGGAGAGCCACGGCCTGCCGTACCTCGTCGCCGCCGTCCTGCTCGGCGGGGTGTTCCAGGTGGCCCTCGGGCTGCTCGGCGTCGCGAAGGTCATGCGGTTCGTGCCGCGCAGCGTGATGGTCGGCTTCGTCAACGCGCTGGCGATCCTGATCTTCACCGCGCAGCTGCCGCAGCTGGTCGACGTCCCGTGGGCGGTCTACCCGCTCGCCGCCGTCGGCCTGGTCGTGGTCTTCGGCCTCCCCCGGCTGACCACCGCGGTGCCGGCCCCGCTGGTGGCCATCGTGCTGCTCACGGTGTTCACCGTGACCGTCGGCGTCTCGGTGCCGACCGTCGGCGACGAGGGCGAGCTGCCCGACAGCCTGCCCGGCCTGGGCCTGCCCGACGTCCCGTTCACCCTGGACACCCTGCGGGTCATCGCCCCCTACGCGCTGGCCATCGCGCTGGTCGGGCTGATGGAGTCGCTGATGACCGCCAAGCTGGTCGACGAGCTCACCGACACGACCTCCAGCAAGACCCGCGAGTCGATCGGCCAGGGCATCGCGAACCTGGTCACCGGCGCCTTCGGCGGCATGGGCGGCTGCGCGATGATCGGCCAGACGATGATCAACGTGCGCTCCGGCGCCCGCACCCGGCTGTCGACCCTCCTCGCCGGGGTCTTCCTGCTGGTCCTGGTCATGGCGCTGAGCCCGGTCGTCGCGGTGATCCCGATGGCGGCGCTGGTGGCGGTGATGGTCTTCGTCTCGATCGCCACCTTCGACTGGCACAGCCTGCGCACGCTTCGGCGGATGCCGCGCAGCGAGACCGCGGTCATGCTCGTCACCGTCGCCGTGGTCCTGGCGACGTCCAACCTGGCGATCGGCGTCGGGGTCGGCGTCCTGGTGGCCTGCGTGCTCTTCGCCCGGCGGGTGGCGCACCTGGTCACCGTCACCCCGGTCGACGAGCCCGACGGCGGCCGGCGCTACGTCGTCCGCGGTGCGCTGTTCTTCGCCTCCACCAACGACATGGTCGGCCGGTTCGACTACGCCGGGGACCCCGACCGGGTGGTGGTCGAGCTGTCCGGCGCGCACGTCTGGGACGCCTCGTCGGTCGCCGTCCTGGACGCCGTCGCGCACAAGTACGCGCTGCGCGGGAAGACCGTGCAGCTCACCGGGCTGACCGAGGTCACCGGCCACTACCACGACCGGCTGGCCGGGCGCCTGGGCGGCGGCGAGTGA
- the hisF gene encoding imidazole glycerol phosphate synthase subunit HisF, which translates to MSLAVRVIPCLDVDAGRVVKGVNFVDLVDAGDPVEMARVYDAEGADELTFLDITASSGDRETTYDVVRRTAESVFIPLTVGGGVRSVADVDKLLRAGADKVAVNTAAVARPELIAEIADRFGNQVLVLSLDARRVQDGAVTDSGFEITTHGGRRGTGRDAVEWVVQAAGLGVGEVLLNSMDADGTRAGFDTDLIRAVRREVSVPLIASGGAGAVDHFPPAVEAGADAVLAASVFHFGQLRVGDVKRGLAAAGVPIRQESDHPLG; encoded by the coding sequence GTGAGTCTCGCCGTCCGCGTGATCCCGTGCCTGGACGTCGACGCCGGCCGGGTGGTCAAGGGCGTGAACTTCGTCGACCTGGTCGATGCCGGCGACCCGGTGGAGATGGCCCGGGTCTACGACGCCGAGGGCGCCGACGAGCTCACCTTCCTCGACATCACCGCGAGCTCCGGTGACCGGGAGACCACCTACGACGTCGTCCGGCGCACCGCGGAGAGCGTGTTCATCCCGCTGACCGTCGGCGGTGGGGTGCGCAGCGTCGCCGACGTCGACAAGCTGCTGCGGGCCGGGGCGGACAAGGTCGCGGTGAACACCGCCGCCGTCGCCCGGCCGGAGCTGATCGCCGAGATCGCCGACCGGTTCGGCAACCAGGTGCTGGTGCTGTCCCTGGACGCCCGCCGGGTGCAGGACGGCGCGGTCACCGACTCCGGCTTCGAGATCACCACGCACGGCGGGCGGCGCGGCACCGGCCGGGACGCCGTGGAGTGGGTCGTGCAGGCGGCTGGGCTCGGGGTCGGCGAGGTGCTGCTGAACTCGATGGACGCCGACGGCACCCGGGCCGGCTTCGACACCGACCTGATCCGCGCCGTGCGCCGGGAGGTCAGCGTGCCGCTGATCGCCAGTGGGGGAGCGGGCGCCGTCGACCACTTCCCACCGGCGGTCGAGGCCGGGGCGGACGCCGTCCTGGCGGCCAGCGTCTTCCACTTCGGCCAGCTGCGGGTGGGTGACGTGAAGCGCGGTCTGGCCGCGGCGGGCGTGCCGATCCGGCAGGAGTCCGACCACCCGCTCGGCTGA
- a CDS encoding SDR family NAD(P)-dependent oxidoreductase has product MPNEPEQTSRAVLVTGASRGIGRAIALAFAAQGDRVAVHANTSRAQAEEVLAELPGEGHTVVQADVADPEAIGRAVDEAAAALGGLHVLVNNAAVFTAHPPLETSYAEWQAAWSRTLAVNLLGPANATFRALPHLIASGGGAVVNVSSRGAFRGEPNTPAYGASKAGLNAFGQSMALALAPHGISVGTVAPGFVQTEMAREVLDGPGGDAVRAQSPYGRVARPEEVAAAVLWLASPQASFSTGTIIDVNGASYLRS; this is encoded by the coding sequence GTGCCGAACGAGCCCGAGCAGACCTCCCGCGCCGTCCTGGTCACCGGCGCCTCCCGGGGCATCGGCCGCGCCATCGCGCTGGCCTTCGCCGCGCAGGGCGACCGGGTCGCGGTGCACGCCAACACCTCGCGCGCGCAGGCCGAGGAGGTGCTGGCCGAGCTGCCGGGCGAGGGGCACACCGTCGTGCAGGCCGACGTCGCCGACCCCGAGGCGATCGGCCGGGCGGTCGACGAGGCGGCCGCGGCGCTGGGCGGGCTGCACGTGCTGGTCAACAACGCCGCGGTCTTCACCGCGCACCCGCCGCTGGAGACCAGCTACGCCGAGTGGCAGGCCGCCTGGTCGCGCACGCTCGCGGTCAACCTGCTCGGCCCGGCCAACGCGACGTTCCGGGCGCTGCCGCACCTGATCGCCTCCGGCGGCGGCGCGGTGGTCAACGTCTCCAGCCGGGGCGCCTTCCGCGGCGAGCCGAACACTCCCGCCTACGGCGCCTCCAAGGCCGGGCTCAACGCCTTCGGCCAGTCGATGGCGCTCGCGCTGGCCCCGCACGGCATCTCGGTGGGCACGGTGGCCCCCGGGTTCGTGCAGACCGAGATGGCCCGCGAGGTGCTCGACGGCCCGGGTGGCGACGCGGTGCGCGCGCAGTCGCCCTACGGACGGGTGGCCCGGCCGGAGGAGGTCGCCGCGGCGGTGCTGTGGCTGGCCTCGCCGCAGGCCAGCTTCTCCACCGGCACGATCATCGACGTCAACGGCGCGAGCTACCTGCGCAGCTGA
- a CDS encoding Rid family hydrolase produces MTALRLGSGGPYEAVVGYSRVVVVGDTAWVSGTTATVDGAVVHAGDTAGQTRVALQGVVRALTEAGFVPGDVVRTRVYVTDISRWEEVGRVHGEFFGDVRPATSMVQVAALIDPAMLVEVEADAVRGAGS; encoded by the coding sequence GTGACGGCGCTGCGGCTGGGGTCCGGCGGCCCGTACGAGGCGGTCGTCGGCTACAGCCGGGTCGTCGTCGTCGGGGACACCGCGTGGGTGAGCGGCACGACCGCCACCGTCGACGGCGCCGTGGTGCACGCCGGTGACACCGCGGGGCAGACCCGGGTGGCGCTGCAGGGCGTCGTCCGGGCGCTGACCGAGGCCGGCTTCGTGCCTGGCGACGTCGTCCGCACCCGGGTGTACGTGACCGACATCAGCCGCTGGGAGGAGGTCGGGCGGGTGCACGGGGAGTTCTTCGGCGACGTCCGGCCGGCCACCTCGATGGTGCAGGTGGCGGCGCTGATCGACCCGGCGATGCTGGTGGAGGTCGAGGCCGACGCGGTCCGGGGGGCGGGGTCGTGA